From the Rhizobium leguminosarum bv. trifolii WSM1325 genome, one window contains:
- a CDS encoding hypothetical protein (KEGG: oan:Oant_4636 heat shock protein HSP20), whose product MAGPNCTSTAGIDTFDNGPPYDILKTVEDECHVEMAAGFFQDELTMTQEQNLLVVAGSKADSDDDAQYLHRSVARLSFQRRFELANHIKADSNIIIRIANAHSRQPTS is encoded by the coding sequence TTGGCGGGTCCCAATTGTACCAGCACAGCCGGGATCGACACCTTCGACAACGGGCCGCCCTACGACATCCTCAAGACGGTCGAGGATGAATGCCACGTCGAAATGGCTGCGGGATTCTTCCAGGACGAACTGACGATGACGCAGGAGCAGAACCTGCTCGTGGTCGCGGGAAGCAAGGCGGACAGCGATGACGACGCGCAATATCTTCATCGTAGCGTCGCTCGGCTAAGCTTCCAGCGCCGCTTTGAGCTTGCCAACCACATCAAGGCGGATTCGAACATCATCATCAGGATTGCAAACGCACACAGTAGGCAACCGACCAGCTGA
- a CDS encoding NADH-quinone oxidoreductase, B subunit (KEGG: ret:RHE_CH02557 NADH dehydrogenase subunit B~TIGRFAM: NADH-quinone oxidoreductase, B subunit~PFAM: NADH ubiquinone oxidoreductase 20 kDa subunit), which yields MSQSDHPRSPMNFQYPGEQTGGDPTMGMINAELADKGFLVTSTDELITWARTGSLMWMTFGLACCAIEMMQMSMPRYDVERFGVAPRGSPRQSDLMIVAGTLCNKMAPALRKVYDQMPEPRYVISMGSCANGGGYYHYSYSVVRGCDRVVPVDIYVPGCPPTAEALLYGILLLQKKIRRNGTIER from the coding sequence ATGTCTCAATCTGATCACCCACGCAGCCCAATGAACTTCCAGTATCCTGGTGAGCAGACCGGCGGCGATCCTACCATGGGCATGATCAATGCCGAACTGGCCGACAAAGGCTTTCTCGTCACTAGTACGGATGAGTTGATCACCTGGGCCAGAACCGGCTCGTTGATGTGGATGACGTTCGGCCTTGCATGCTGCGCCATCGAGATGATGCAAATGTCGATGCCGCGCTACGACGTCGAGAGGTTTGGTGTTGCTCCGCGCGGCAGCCCCAGGCAGTCCGATTTGATGATCGTTGCGGGGACGCTCTGCAACAAGATGGCACCAGCGCTTCGCAAGGTTTACGATCAGATGCCCGAGCCGCGATACGTAATCTCGATGGGCTCTTGTGCCAATGGCGGCGGATACTATCACTACTCCTATTCCGTCGTGCGTGGCTGCGACCGTGTCGTTCCCGTGGATATCTACGTTCCAGGCTGCCCACCAACGGCTGAAGCATTGCTCTATGGCATCTTGCTCCTGCAGAAGAAAATCAGGCGTAACGGCACGATCGAGCGATAG
- a CDS encoding hypothetical protein (KEGG: mrd:Mrad2831_4921 hypothetical protein), which produces MTEMLRELRTAAIWAAFGLGLLFATRPVWSFLLFGPLITLEDLLSLRCLGLPT; this is translated from the coding sequence ATGACTGAGATGCTGCGCGAACTCCGCACAGCGGCGATCTGGGCGGCCTTCGGTCTTGGCCTCCTCTTCGCGACGCGACCGGTGTGGTCGTTTCTCCTGTTCGGCCCCCTGATTACCCTGGAAGACCTGCTTTCATTGCGCTGCCTCGGGCTCCCGACATAA
- a CDS encoding conserved hypothetical conserved membrane protein (KEGG: rec:RHECIAT_PB0000025 hypothetical conserved membrane protein): MTGLERRPTRSFPLSAGLLLGLGLGGFFDGIVLHQLLQWHHMLSSWYPITTIENLELNTFWDGVFHSGTYVFVLAGLFILWRCGRLSHFRWSTGDLVATMLIGFGAFNLIEGVIDHHVLGLHHVNEMAPRGQWLFWDLGFLAWGGAMIGVGLLIMRRLHD, translated from the coding sequence ATGACGGGCTTGGAGAGGCGACCCACGCGAAGCTTCCCTCTGTCCGCTGGCCTGCTTCTGGGCTTGGGACTCGGAGGTTTCTTTGATGGAATTGTCCTCCACCAGCTTCTGCAATGGCATCATATGCTCAGCTCATGGTATCCAATCACCACGATCGAGAACCTCGAACTGAACACCTTCTGGGACGGCGTCTTCCATTCCGGTACATACGTCTTCGTGCTCGCCGGGCTTTTTATTTTGTGGCGGTGCGGCCGCCTCAGCCATTTCCGCTGGTCGACGGGCGATCTTGTCGCCACCATGCTCATCGGCTTCGGAGCGTTCAACCTCATCGAAGGCGTCATCGACCACCATGTCCTCGGCCTGCATCACGTCAATGAGATGGCTCCCCGCGGGCAGTGGCTATTCTGGGACCTCGGTTTCCTTGCCTGGGGTGGGGCGATGATAGGCGTTGGGTTGTTGATCATGAGGCGGCTCCATGACTGA
- a CDS encoding protein of unknown function DUF982 (PFAM: protein of unknown function DUF982~KEGG: atc:AGR_C_3319 hypothetical protein) encodes MNEIIDADFCVTWQSPVFVRIGNGMRERLDSPDAALAALLHRWPSSYGSEYEVAKRRCVDAIASHGSPELARRAFVEAAVAAKLLA; translated from the coding sequence ATGAATGAGATTATCGACGCCGATTTCTGCGTCACCTGGCAATCGCCTGTCTTCGTCCGGATCGGTAACGGCATGCGGGAACGTCTCGACAGCCCCGATGCGGCATTGGCGGCGCTTCTCCATCGCTGGCCATCAAGCTATGGTTCCGAATACGAAGTTGCTAAGCGCCGATGTGTCGATGCGATTGCAAGTCACGGCAGCCCGGAGCTTGCCCGCAGAGCGTTCGTAGAAGCGGCGGTCGCTGCCAAGTTGCTCGCATGA
- a CDS encoding beta-lactamase domain protein (PFAM: beta-lactamase domain protein~KEGG: mes:Meso_3529 beta-lactamase-like), translating to MVVQLSLETDDIAPTAESASGARVFAPDLAYRLMSIVNVIFHGDPAKGNDWVLIDTGLPTSKNTIVETAEARFGRNTRPSAIVMTHAHFDHAGSLEGLAEHWDVPVYAHPLEFPYLNGQASYPPADAFVGGGAMALLSPLFPRSPVDVGRWLKMLPPDRSVPAMPGWKWLHTPGHTPGHISLWRESDRTLIAGDAIVTTGQESVYEVLTQKPEMHGPPRYLTPDWDEAERSVVMLASLEPELVITGHGQPVRGEHMRARLHELAANFSAIAVPEGRPYALDPAKPGKSGNDAYR from the coding sequence ATGGTTGTTCAGCTTTCACTTGAGACCGACGATATTGCGCCGACTGCGGAAAGCGCGTCTGGAGCACGGGTCTTTGCACCTGATCTGGCATACCGCCTGATGTCGATCGTCAATGTGATTTTCCACGGCGACCCTGCAAAGGGTAATGACTGGGTGTTGATCGACACCGGTCTGCCGACGTCGAAGAATACAATCGTCGAGACGGCGGAAGCCCGGTTCGGACGAAATACACGCCCGTCTGCGATCGTCATGACGCATGCCCATTTCGACCACGCCGGCTCCCTGGAGGGGCTCGCGGAGCATTGGGACGTTCCAGTCTACGCGCATCCTCTCGAGTTTCCATATTTAAACGGACAAGCTTCTTATCCGCCGGCCGATGCCTTTGTCGGCGGTGGCGCCATGGCGCTGTTGTCGCCTCTCTTTCCACGCTCCCCCGTCGATGTGGGTCGGTGGCTGAAGATGCTGCCGCCGGATCGGAGTGTACCAGCCATGCCGGGATGGAAGTGGCTGCATACGCCAGGGCACACGCCGGGTCACATCTCGTTGTGGCGTGAAAGTGACCGCACCTTGATAGCCGGCGACGCGATCGTCACGACAGGCCAGGAATCCGTCTACGAGGTCCTGACGCAAAAACCGGAGATGCACGGGCCACCGCGCTACCTGACACCCGATTGGGACGAGGCCGAACGCTCGGTCGTCATGCTGGCTAGTCTGGAACCGGAACTGGTCATCACGGGGCACGGCCAGCCGGTTCGGGGCGAACACATGCGTGCGCGTCTCCACGAGCTTGCCGCGAATTTTTCAGCAATTGCCGTGCCTGAGGGACGACCGTATGCGCTCGACCCGGCAAAGCCTGGCAAGAGCGGAAACGACGCCTACCGGTAG
- a CDS encoding succinate dehydrogenase, hydrophobic membrane anchor protein (TIGRFAM: succinate dehydrogenase, hydrophobic membrane anchor protein~PFAM: succinate dehydrogenase cytochrome b subunit~KEGG: bms:BR1903 succinate dehydrogenase, hydrophobic membrane anchor protein, putative), giving the protein MTTPLGRVRGLGSAKGGTRPYVLKQASGLALGILTPYLIGIGIYLLGRDRDFVVASIGSFWIGPALLAFILLSAVHMDIGMRTIIEDYVHGHMRKLVILFLNSAFTWLVCLLCVFAILRMMFDAAQQ; this is encoded by the coding sequence ATGACGACACCGCTCGGACGCGTTCGGGGTTTGGGATCCGCGAAGGGAGGCACCCGGCCTTACGTTCTCAAACAAGCATCGGGTTTGGCATTGGGCATCTTGACCCCTTATTTGATCGGGATCGGGATCTATCTGCTTGGAAGAGATCGCGACTTTGTCGTTGCTTCGATCGGCAGCTTCTGGATTGGCCCCGCCCTCCTCGCCTTCATTCTTCTCAGCGCCGTCCACATGGATATCGGCATGCGGACGATCATCGAAGACTACGTCCATGGACACATGAGAAAGCTCGTCATTCTGTTTCTGAACTCGGCCTTCACCTGGCTGGTCTGTCTACTCTGTGTCTTCGCCATCCTCAGGATGATGTTCGACGCGGCCCAGCAATAG
- a CDS encoding RNA polymerase, sigma-24 subunit, ECF subfamily (TIGRFAM: RNA polymerase sigma factor, sigma-70 family~PFAM: sigma-70 region 2 domain protein; Sigma-70 region 4 type 2~KEGG: ret:RHE_PF00052 RNA polymerase sigma-E factor) — MSGLGGTGAEIKKEIVALMPAVHRFAMRFERSVTDADDLTQDTMLKALAHIDQFRPGTNVKSWLFTIARNTYCTKYKIRQRFTLCADMEVATSGQAVQSTQEWSLRTGEVDKAISALDADKRQVLLMAANGDSYEDIAGVCGCELGTIKSRISRARAAVISALGETTASGAVAAR, encoded by the coding sequence ATGAGCGGACTGGGTGGAACGGGTGCGGAGATCAAAAAGGAAATCGTTGCGTTAATGCCGGCGGTGCACCGGTTCGCGATGCGGTTCGAACGATCTGTGACAGATGCGGACGATCTCACGCAGGATACCATGCTCAAGGCGCTCGCTCACATTGATCAATTTCGGCCCGGGACCAACGTAAAATCCTGGTTGTTCACGATTGCCCGCAACACCTATTGCACGAAATACAAGATCCGCCAGAGATTTACCCTCTGTGCGGACATGGAAGTCGCTACATCCGGGCAGGCGGTACAATCGACCCAGGAATGGTCTTTGCGCACGGGGGAAGTCGATAAAGCCATTTCAGCTCTCGACGCCGACAAGCGCCAGGTGTTGCTGATGGCGGCAAATGGCGACAGCTACGAGGATATCGCCGGGGTGTGCGGGTGCGAACTCGGCACGATCAAAAGCCGTATCTCGCGTGCAAGGGCCGCCGTAATTTCGGCGCTCGGTGAAACCACCGCGTCAGGAGCCGTCGCTGCAAGGTGA
- a CDS encoding conserved hypothetical protein (KEGG: mes:Meso_0331 hypothetical protein) encodes MRFVPTMLHGIADYVVGSFVIGLPFFLELNGTPRMVLIALGIIMVLYRLLTDHEIDAVRFLRIRSLLDAIFGVAMLLSPWLFPFPMDTRWPVYAIGVVALILAITTQIRAEGTAAIN; translated from the coding sequence ATGCGCTTCGTGCCGACCATGCTTCATGGAATTGCTGACTATGTCGTCGGGTCCTTTGTGATCGGCCTGCCGTTTTTTCTCGAACTCAATGGCACTCCTCGAATGGTGCTTATCGCGCTCGGCATCATTATGGTGCTCTACAGGCTCCTGACCGACCATGAAATTGACGCTGTGCGGTTCCTACGGATCCGTTCGTTGCTTGATGCCATCTTTGGCGTAGCAATGCTGCTCTCACCCTGGCTTTTTCCCTTTCCCATGGATACGCGCTGGCCGGTCTACGCAATCGGGGTTGTTGCGCTCATTCTTGCTATCACCACGCAAATCCGTGCTGAAGGAACGGCCGCGATCAATTGA
- a CDS encoding Alcohol dehydrogenase GroES domain protein (PFAM: Alcohol dehydrogenase GroES domain protein; Alcohol dehydrogenase zinc-binding domain protein~KEGG: bxe:Bxe_B2482 putative zinc-containing dehydrogenase) yields the protein MKALCWHGKGDIRCDSVPDPKIEDGRDAIIKMTACAICGSDLHLMDGYIPFMEKGDVLGHEFMGEVVEVGRDNKKLKVGDRVVVPFTICCGECQQCLRGNWSVCERTNRNADNATKAFGYQTAGLFGYSHLTGAYAGGQAEYVRVPYADVSPIVIPDGMTDEQALFLGDIFPTGWMAAANCEIEPTDIVAVWGCGPVGQFCIKSALMQGAARIIAIDNVPERLALAQSAGAEIINFDEVDGTIPDRIKEMTGGHGADKCIDAVGAESHATASFDAVVDKVKAATLLGTDRPHALRTAIMACRPAGIVSVPGVYGGFLDKIPFGAAMNKGLTIRTGQTHVNRYSLDLLRRIEEGEIDPSFIITHRAKLEDGPALYETFRDKKDNCIKVVLTA from the coding sequence ATGAAGGCACTGTGCTGGCATGGCAAGGGCGACATCCGCTGCGACAGCGTTCCGGATCCCAAGATCGAAGATGGGCGCGACGCCATCATCAAGATGACCGCCTGCGCCATCTGCGGCTCAGATCTGCACCTGATGGATGGCTACATTCCCTTTATGGAAAAGGGCGACGTGCTCGGCCACGAATTCATGGGCGAGGTCGTTGAGGTCGGACGTGACAACAAGAAGCTGAAGGTTGGTGACAGGGTGGTGGTGCCGTTCACCATCTGCTGTGGGGAATGTCAGCAATGCCTCAGAGGCAACTGGTCGGTTTGTGAACGCACCAACCGCAATGCCGATAACGCCACCAAGGCGTTTGGCTATCAAACCGCCGGCTTGTTCGGATACTCGCATCTGACGGGCGCCTACGCCGGCGGTCAGGCGGAGTATGTGCGTGTTCCCTATGCAGACGTTTCTCCAATCGTCATTCCCGATGGAATGACCGATGAGCAGGCGCTGTTTTTAGGCGATATTTTTCCGACGGGGTGGATGGCCGCAGCCAACTGCGAGATCGAACCCACCGATATCGTCGCCGTCTGGGGCTGCGGTCCGGTCGGTCAGTTTTGCATCAAAAGCGCGCTGATGCAGGGTGCCGCGCGGATCATTGCCATCGACAATGTTCCGGAGCGTCTGGCGCTGGCGCAGTCGGCTGGAGCCGAGATCATCAATTTCGACGAAGTGGACGGCACAATCCCGGACCGCATCAAGGAGATGACCGGGGGTCATGGCGCCGACAAGTGCATCGACGCTGTTGGTGCGGAATCCCATGCTACAGCATCATTTGATGCCGTCGTCGACAAGGTCAAGGCCGCCACCCTGCTTGGAACTGACCGCCCGCATGCGCTACGAACCGCGATCATGGCTTGCCGACCCGCCGGGATCGTCTCGGTTCCTGGGGTCTATGGCGGTTTCCTCGACAAGATTCCTTTTGGCGCCGCAATGAACAAGGGACTGACGATCCGCACCGGTCAGACCCATGTCAACCGCTATTCACTCGATTTGCTTCGCCGCATCGAGGAAGGCGAGATCGATCCGAGCTTTATCATCACGCATCGGGCGAAGCTCGAAGACGGCCCGGCTCTCTACGAGACTTTCAGGGACAAGAAGGACAACTGCATCAAGGTCGTCCTGACGGCATGA
- a CDS encoding Alpha/beta hydrolase fold-3 domain protein (PFAM: Alpha/beta hydrolase fold-3 domain protein~KEGG: ret:RHE_PF00060 hypothetical protein): MSSRACDLIGRLEEKHVTRAQRLNALLHLLPRYYTDRRWNAKVANAIVLGLQSVFPSRLFHDCRVFSRSIAAGERSVGLRFLLPDGAPRGVYVHFHGGAWVLGNARLDDGITSRVAKECQLIAVAVDFRNALDDRVDLAIDDCEIALNWVVRNLSDLGVGRIVLSGESSGAHLAAQALLRLRDRGMVEAFRGFISTCGAFDFKGSRSLRSANSASLIVDAPAALRNLQRLRSSLPWNERDGPLHAQLEGLPPALFIAGELDPIVDDSIQMFRTWQDANGNASLSIVPAGPHGFNRLPTAIAKITNAYAREWLIDRCSGLH, from the coding sequence ATGAGCTCACGCGCCTGCGACTTGATCGGCCGCCTTGAAGAAAAACATGTCACCCGCGCTCAGCGGCTGAACGCGCTTCTGCATTTACTTCCACGATACTACACCGATCGCAGGTGGAATGCGAAAGTCGCCAACGCCATAGTCTTGGGGCTGCAATCCGTCTTTCCATCGCGCCTGTTTCACGACTGCCGCGTTTTCAGCAGAAGCATCGCGGCCGGCGAACGTAGCGTCGGCTTGCGGTTTCTCCTGCCCGATGGAGCGCCAAGAGGTGTTTATGTGCACTTTCACGGTGGCGCGTGGGTGCTCGGCAATGCCCGCCTCGATGATGGCATCACGTCACGTGTCGCTAAAGAGTGCCAACTCATCGCCGTCGCTGTCGATTTTCGTAACGCCCTCGATGATCGCGTCGACCTTGCCATAGACGACTGTGAAATCGCTCTGAACTGGGTGGTCCGGAACCTGTCAGATCTCGGCGTCGGACGGATTGTTCTGAGCGGTGAGTCATCTGGGGCTCACCTTGCCGCCCAGGCCTTGCTGCGTCTGCGGGACCGGGGAATGGTCGAAGCATTCCGGGGATTTATCTCGACATGCGGCGCGTTTGATTTCAAGGGATCGCGCAGCCTCAGGAGCGCCAATAGCGCCTCCCTCATCGTGGACGCTCCCGCTGCTCTTCGAAATCTTCAAAGATTACGTTCCAGTTTGCCCTGGAATGAACGGGATGGGCCGTTACATGCGCAGCTCGAAGGCCTCCCGCCGGCTCTGTTCATCGCGGGCGAGCTCGATCCCATCGTCGATGACAGCATTCAGATGTTCCGCACTTGGCAAGACGCAAACGGAAACGCATCGTTAAGCATCGTTCCGGCCGGGCCGCATGGTTTCAACCGGCTTCCGACGGCTATCGCTAAAATCACCAACGCCTACGCGCGAGAATGGCTGATCGATAGATGTTCGGGCTTACATTGA
- a CDS encoding oxidoreductase alpha (molybdopterin) subunit (TIGRFAM: oxidoreductase alpha (molybdopterin) subunit~PFAM: molydopterin dinucleotide-binding region; molybdopterin oxidoreductase~KEGG: mlo:mll9633 formate dehydrogenase), which yields MTAHPKDKPSIKPYTGPAGGWGSAKSVAGILLREHIPATGAALLDKQNKPEGYMCVSCAWAKPAKTHPLEFCENGAKATAWEVTNRRADAGFFAAHTLRELEAWRDHDLEEQGRLTQPMRWNAETDKYEPVEWDVAFAEIGKELRALTPQQVDFYTSGRASLEAAYMYQLFARLFGSNNLPDCSNMCHESTSVALPESIGASVGTAVLSDFENTDCIFYIAQNVGTSSPRLLHDLQDAVHRGVPIVTFNLLRERGLERFKNPQAPTEMLSSKETLISSEYYQVKNGGDIAALFGVCKALIEADDALKASGTSKISGNDDIPDDPSEAGTIAFAASIAAADKKHVLDHDFIQEHTTGFEQFADAARSYSWAELERVSGLTREQMTHAAQTYAKAKAVLIAYGMGVTQHVMGVDNIHMIANLALLRGNIGKPGANICSIRGHSNVQGQRTVGITEKPGLVPLDKLSELYKFEPPRWTGRSTVDTCKAILDGQARAFIGLGGNFLRAVPETEAMEAAWRKLRLTVQIATKPNRSHVLHGEIAYLLPCLGRLEIDNQATGPQAVSIESSVAHFHGSRGKATPASSHLRSEPAIIAGLAKATLDRGDVPWDAWIDDYSRIRDAIERTYPETFSDFNKRLFQPGGFARPLPARERKWVTKTGKANFLTPDRLFPEFAIDGAQEDVLHLSTLRSNDQFNTTIYGYSDRFRGVNGTRKVVFMNRDDVARLGFANGDSVDLRTAIDHSTARQVGALRVVEYDIPQGCCAAYYPECNPLFPLGHHDAQSKTPSYKLLPVFITRSQQQPKD from the coding sequence ATGACAGCACATCCGAAAGACAAACCCTCGATCAAGCCATACACTGGCCCGGCCGGTGGATGGGGGTCCGCAAAATCAGTTGCCGGGATCCTGCTCCGCGAGCATATCCCGGCGACCGGCGCCGCCTTGCTGGACAAGCAAAACAAGCCCGAAGGCTATATGTGCGTCAGCTGCGCGTGGGCGAAGCCCGCCAAGACGCATCCGCTGGAATTTTGCGAGAACGGCGCCAAGGCTACCGCCTGGGAGGTAACAAACCGCAGGGCGGATGCCGGCTTCTTTGCCGCGCATACGCTGAGGGAGCTAGAAGCCTGGCGCGACCATGATCTCGAGGAACAGGGTCGGTTGACGCAGCCGATGCGGTGGAACGCAGAAACTGATAAGTATGAGCCGGTCGAGTGGGACGTGGCATTCGCCGAAATCGGCAAAGAACTTCGAGCCCTCACGCCCCAACAAGTCGACTTTTATACGTCCGGTCGCGCCTCTCTGGAGGCGGCTTATATGTATCAACTTTTCGCACGACTGTTCGGCAGCAACAATCTCCCCGACTGTTCCAACATGTGTCACGAGAGCACCTCGGTGGCTTTGCCCGAAAGTATCGGAGCATCGGTCGGAACGGCGGTCCTCTCGGACTTTGAGAACACCGACTGCATATTTTATATCGCCCAGAATGTCGGGACGTCCTCGCCCCGGCTGTTGCATGACCTGCAGGATGCCGTACACCGCGGCGTTCCGATCGTTACATTCAATTTGCTGCGGGAACGGGGCCTTGAACGTTTCAAGAACCCGCAGGCGCCAACCGAGATGTTGTCCTCGAAGGAAACACTGATCTCGTCGGAATACTATCAGGTGAAGAATGGTGGCGATATCGCGGCGCTCTTTGGCGTGTGCAAGGCGTTGATCGAGGCCGACGATGCGCTCAAAGCGTCAGGAACAAGTAAAATCTCTGGGAACGACGACATCCCAGATGACCCATCTGAGGCCGGAACGATCGCATTTGCCGCGTCGATTGCAGCTGCCGACAAGAAGCATGTCCTCGACCACGACTTCATCCAGGAGCACACAACCGGTTTCGAACAGTTTGCCGATGCGGCCCGGTCCTATAGCTGGGCGGAGCTTGAGCGAGTTTCCGGTCTCACACGGGAGCAGATGACGCATGCGGCACAGACTTATGCAAAAGCCAAGGCAGTCTTGATAGCCTATGGGATGGGTGTCACGCAGCACGTGATGGGCGTCGACAACATCCATATGATCGCCAACCTCGCGCTCCTGCGTGGCAACATCGGTAAACCAGGCGCTAATATCTGCTCCATTCGGGGCCACTCCAACGTCCAGGGACAACGAACGGTCGGTATTACCGAAAAGCCGGGGCTCGTGCCCCTGGACAAACTGTCCGAGCTGTACAAATTCGAACCGCCGCGTTGGACGGGCCGATCGACGGTGGACACCTGCAAAGCAATTCTCGATGGCCAAGCGCGTGCCTTCATTGGCCTCGGCGGTAACTTTCTGCGTGCCGTGCCGGAGACAGAGGCGATGGAGGCGGCCTGGAGGAAATTGCGCCTGACGGTGCAGATCGCGACCAAACCAAACCGCAGCCATGTGCTCCACGGCGAGATCGCGTATCTGCTGCCTTGTCTGGGGCGGTTGGAGATCGACAACCAGGCCACCGGTCCACAGGCTGTATCGATCGAGAGCTCAGTCGCACACTTCCATGGGTCGCGCGGCAAAGCGACACCGGCGAGTAGCCATCTAAGATCTGAGCCAGCGATCATTGCCGGATTGGCGAAAGCCACCTTGGACCGTGGTGACGTCCCCTGGGATGCATGGATCGACGACTATAGCCGGATCAGAGACGCGATCGAGCGCACCTATCCCGAAACGTTCAGCGACTTCAACAAGCGGCTGTTCCAGCCGGGTGGGTTCGCTCGGCCCCTGCCAGCGCGCGAACGGAAATGGGTTACCAAGACGGGCAAGGCGAACTTCCTGACGCCGGACCGGCTGTTTCCTGAATTTGCAATCGATGGCGCGCAAGAAGACGTCCTGCATCTGTCGACACTGCGATCGAACGACCAGTTCAACACGACCATTTACGGCTACAGCGATCGGTTTCGCGGCGTCAACGGAACACGCAAAGTCGTTTTCATGAATCGCGATGACGTCGCTCGCCTCGGCTTCGCCAACGGCGACAGCGTCGATTTGCGCACGGCCATCGATCACTCGACCGCGCGCCAGGTAGGCGCGCTTAGGGTCGTCGAGTACGATATTCCGCAAGGCTGCTGCGCGGCATACTATCCGGAATGCAACCCGCTTTTTCCGTTGGGACACCACGATGCCCAGTCGAAGACGCCGTCCTACAAGCTGCTCCCGGTATTCATCACCAGGTCACAGCAGCAGCCGAAGGACTGA
- a CDS encoding hypothetical protein (KEGG: mlo:mll9632 cytochrome c oxidase subunit III) codes for MGSVRGNRRSAIAIALGGAVVVGAGALVGWAREGRTLRLDPPLSAEFEKIRLMPNDISGAPPEIYFKLGKPYESTAYDLSQGKRLYSWFGCPACHGDGRGAAGPSFLDGWWLYGPEMISVVASIRDGRPHGMPAFRDKMTIDEIWQLAGYVRTIGAYSAKTTAPSRNDDKNTRPSENRAPAAALFDEGPAGAHPDQGPSP; via the coding sequence ATGGGCAGTGTTCGAGGTAATCGTCGGTCAGCTATAGCCATCGCACTTGGTGGCGCCGTTGTCGTCGGCGCGGGCGCTCTCGTGGGCTGGGCACGAGAAGGCCGCACCTTGCGCCTGGATCCGCCGCTTTCGGCCGAGTTCGAGAAGATCCGCTTGATGCCGAATGACATCAGCGGAGCGCCGCCAGAAATCTATTTCAAGCTGGGAAAGCCATACGAAAGTACCGCTTACGATTTGAGCCAGGGAAAGCGGCTTTATTCCTGGTTTGGCTGTCCGGCATGCCACGGCGACGGCCGGGGTGCGGCCGGCCCATCTTTTCTGGACGGATGGTGGCTTTACGGTCCTGAGATGATCTCGGTCGTAGCATCCATCCGCGATGGCAGGCCCCACGGAATGCCTGCCTTTCGTGACAAGATGACGATCGATGAAATCTGGCAGCTCGCCGGCTATGTGAGAACGATCGGCGCCTATTCGGCAAAAACGACCGCGCCCAGTCGCAATGACGACAAGAACACCCGGCCGTCCGAGAACCGCGCACCGGCCGCGGCTCTCTTCGACGAGGGGCCCGCCGGCGCGCACCCTGATCAGGGGCCATCGCCTTGA